In Simplicispira sp. 125, one DNA window encodes the following:
- a CDS encoding cyclase family protein, whose amino-acid sequence MPRTFVDLSIYLENDVISDPPAFAPKIQYFSHENTFAQIAPFFPGLKKEDLPDGEGWAVELVNLSTHNGTHLDAPYHFHSTQDKALGDKKPAITIDQVPLEWCFQPGVKLDFRHFADGYVVTAKDVEAELARIGHVLSPLEIVVVNTRAGSRYGHDDFVSAGCGMGYEATMYLLERGVRLTGTDAWSWDAPFVHTAQKYGQTHDASLIWEGHKAGRDIGYCHLEKLHNLEALPHTGFMISCFPHKIRGASAGWTRAVAIFDDALLPAKA is encoded by the coding sequence ATGCCCCGCACTTTTGTTGACTTGTCGATCTACCTGGAGAACGACGTCATCTCCGACCCACCGGCCTTTGCGCCCAAGATCCAGTATTTCAGCCATGAGAACACCTTCGCGCAGATCGCGCCCTTCTTTCCCGGCCTGAAAAAGGAAGACCTGCCCGACGGCGAGGGCTGGGCCGTGGAGCTGGTCAACCTCTCGACGCACAACGGCACACACCTCGATGCGCCCTACCACTTCCACTCGACCCAGGACAAGGCCCTGGGTGACAAAAAACCCGCCATCACCATCGACCAGGTGCCGCTGGAATGGTGCTTCCAGCCCGGCGTAAAGCTGGACTTTCGCCATTTTGCCGACGGCTACGTGGTCACGGCCAAGGATGTGGAAGCCGAACTGGCCCGCATCGGCCATGTGCTGAGCCCCCTGGAGATCGTGGTGGTGAACACGCGCGCGGGCTCGCGTTACGGACACGACGATTTTGTGAGCGCCGGGTGCGGCATGGGCTACGAGGCCACCATGTACCTGCTCGAGCGCGGCGTGCGCCTGACAGGCACCGACGCCTGGAGCTGGGATGCACCCTTTGTGCACACCGCCCAGAAGTACGGCCAGACGCACGACGCCAGCCTGATCTGGGAAGGCCACAAGGCCGGACGCGACATTGGCTATTGCCACCTGGAAAAACTCCACAACCTCGAAGCCCTGCCGCACACGGGTTTCATGATCAGCTGCTTTCCGCACAAGATTCGCGGCGCCTCGGCGGGCTGGACGCGCGCCGTCGCCATCTTTGACGATGCCCTGCTCCCTGCCAAGGCCTGA
- a CDS encoding TRAP transporter large permease subunit, which yields MSPTLVACASLVLMLALIWAGMHVAVVLAVVSFIGVWLIKDDAGIAAHLLAQASQDAIASHIFGVVPLFVLTGFLVAHADIGKDAFEVANQLLRRLRGGLGVATVASNAVFAAITGVSIASAAVFTRVAVPEMLRFGYQPKFAVGVVAGSSVLGMLIPPSLLMILYGFLSNQSVGDLFTAGIVPGLLLALAYTLGIVVMSFVWPRSVYASGAPQPIEDMVLMPVGTLLRKLVPSVLMIVLVLGGLYAGYFTATEAGAVGAALALVIALLRGKLNARTLWSVLTETGHVTVSVSFLIICATIYTRMLAMSGMPQFLVETMAQAGLGATAFLMLYVLIVIALGMVVDSSSILLIVLPLMLPLAEQFGMNLIWFGVVTVVAVEIGLLTPPFGLSVYVIKSTLQDESISLGDIFRGTAPFTLMMLGVLLLLIFFPAISLVLLR from the coding sequence GTGAGCCCGACCCTGGTGGCCTGCGCGTCGCTGGTGCTGATGCTGGCACTGATCTGGGCCGGTATGCATGTGGCCGTGGTGCTGGCCGTCGTCTCGTTCATCGGCGTGTGGCTCATCAAGGACGATGCCGGCATTGCCGCCCACCTGCTGGCGCAGGCCAGCCAGGACGCCATTGCCAGCCACATCTTTGGCGTGGTGCCGCTGTTTGTGCTCACGGGCTTCCTGGTGGCCCATGCCGACATTGGCAAGGATGCGTTCGAGGTGGCCAACCAATTGCTGCGGCGCCTGCGCGGCGGCCTGGGCGTGGCCACGGTGGCGTCAAACGCCGTGTTCGCAGCCATTACCGGTGTGTCGATTGCCTCAGCCGCGGTTTTCACGCGCGTCGCCGTGCCCGAGATGCTGCGCTTTGGCTACCAGCCGAAATTCGCCGTGGGCGTGGTGGCCGGGTCATCGGTGCTGGGCATGCTGATCCCGCCCAGCCTGCTGATGATTTTGTACGGTTTCCTGTCCAACCAGTCGGTGGGCGACCTGTTCACCGCGGGCATTGTGCCGGGCCTGCTGCTGGCGCTGGCCTACACCCTGGGCATCGTCGTGATGTCTTTTGTCTGGCCGCGCTCGGTGTATGCCAGCGGTGCACCCCAACCCATCGAAGACATGGTGCTGATGCCCGTGGGCACCTTGCTGCGCAAGCTCGTGCCCAGTGTGCTGATGATCGTGCTGGTGCTCGGCGGCCTGTACGCAGGCTATTTCACAGCCACCGAGGCGGGGGCCGTGGGCGCGGCGCTGGCGCTGGTGATTGCGCTGCTGCGCGGCAAGCTCAATGCCCGCACGCTGTGGAGCGTGCTGACGGAGACCGGACACGTCACGGTATCGGTGAGCTTTCTCATCATCTGCGCCACCATCTACACGCGCATGCTGGCCATGTCAGGCATGCCGCAATTCCTGGTCGAAACCATGGCGCAGGCTGGGCTGGGCGCCACGGCGTTTCTGATGCTCTATGTGCTGATCGTGATCGCGCTGGGCATGGTGGTCGACTCCTCGTCCATCCTGCTCATCGTGCTGCCGCTGATGCTGCCGCTGGCCGAGCAGTTCGGCATGAACCTGATCTGGTTCGGCGTGGTGACCGTGGTGGCCGTCGAGATCGGACTGCTGACACCACCGTTTGGTCTGTCGGTCTACGTCATCAAAAGCACGCTGCAGGACGAGAGCATCTCGCTGGGCGATATTTTTCGCGGCACAGCGCCCTTCACGCTCATGATGCTGGGCGTGCTGCTGCTGCTCATCTTCTTCCCAGCCATCAGCCTGGTGCTGTTGCGCTGA
- a CDS encoding TRAP transporter small permease encodes MAHSVTSETHPPAAGTDSYRQPLPWKFHRVVQALNALGTLWIVLLMLLINTDVLGRNLLNAPVRGVTELVSLSIVGIVFLQLADTLHSGRITRADVLLQGLERSHPQGAALLHAVFHGVGATLMATILWAAWEPLWESIRIREYVGAIGDFTAPVWPVRLVMLIGLAATLATFVLLAWADLKRFAALRRGGKA; translated from the coding sequence ATGGCGCATTCCGTTACTTCAGAAACCCACCCACCGGCAGCGGGAACCGACTCGTACCGCCAGCCGCTGCCGTGGAAGTTCCACCGCGTGGTGCAGGCGCTCAACGCACTGGGCACGCTGTGGATCGTGTTGTTGATGCTGCTCATCAACACCGATGTGCTAGGCCGCAACCTGTTGAATGCGCCGGTGCGCGGGGTGACGGAGCTGGTGTCGCTGTCCATCGTGGGTATCGTATTCCTGCAACTGGCTGACACGCTGCACAGCGGCCGCATCACACGCGCCGATGTGCTGCTGCAGGGCCTGGAGCGCAGCCACCCGCAGGGGGCCGCGCTGCTGCACGCCGTCTTCCATGGGGTCGGGGCAACCTTGATGGCCACCATTCTCTGGGCGGCCTGGGAGCCGCTGTGGGAGTCCATCCGCATCCGCGAATATGTGGGCGCGATCGGCGACTTTACGGCGCCGGTGTGGCCGGTGCGCCTCGTCATGCTGATCGGTCTGGCGGCCACGCTCGCCACCTTCGTGCTGCTGGCCTGGGCCGACCTGAAGCGCTTTGCCGCACTGCGCCGGGGAGGCAAGGCGTGA
- a CDS encoding C4-dicarboxylate TRAP transporter substrate-binding protein, producing the protein MHRRSFQIAAVAATLCCAATGASHAQQTLRLTAAGGHPPVFLWVKLIDEFFIPEVDKRLADAGGKTKIDWTRAWGGTLIKIGSESKGIADGVADIGFVGTLFEAPRFPLQNVSYFAPFGSEDIGTVTKVVAQLQHDIPAMGQAWTKNGLVYLGGAALDSYHLWTHFPVKSIDDLKGKKITAPGPSANWVQGTGAVAVAGNLNTYYEDIKSGVSNGVVTFATGAWGAKVHEVAPYITKVNFGSQFAGGIAMNKGRFDKLPPEVQKIFREVGDEYSVRFAAAQTTAAAGLLKKMEEGGAKISELPAPERKRWAEALPPIAKTWAADLQGKGLPAEQVLKGYVDGLKKAGTDLPRDWSAK; encoded by the coding sequence ATGCACCGCCGTTCATTCCAGATCGCCGCCGTCGCCGCAACCCTGTGCTGCGCCGCCACCGGCGCCAGCCATGCGCAGCAAACCCTGCGGCTCACCGCGGCGGGCGGACACCCGCCGGTGTTTTTGTGGGTCAAGCTGATCGACGAATTTTTCATCCCGGAAGTGGACAAACGCCTGGCCGATGCGGGCGGCAAGACCAAGATCGACTGGACGCGGGCCTGGGGCGGCACCCTGATCAAGATCGGCAGCGAATCCAAAGGTATTGCCGACGGTGTGGCCGATATCGGCTTCGTCGGCACCCTGTTCGAGGCGCCGCGCTTTCCGCTGCAGAACGTGAGCTACTTCGCGCCGTTCGGCTCCGAAGACATTGGCACCGTCACCAAAGTGGTCGCCCAGCTGCAGCACGATATACCGGCGATGGGCCAGGCCTGGACCAAGAACGGGCTGGTGTACCTGGGCGGGGCAGCGCTCGATTCGTACCACCTGTGGACCCACTTCCCGGTCAAGTCCATCGACGACCTCAAGGGCAAGAAAATCACCGCCCCCGGCCCGTCCGCGAACTGGGTGCAGGGCACGGGCGCGGTCGCCGTGGCGGGCAACCTGAACACCTACTACGAGGACATCAAGTCCGGCGTATCGAACGGGGTTGTCACCTTTGCCACCGGCGCCTGGGGCGCCAAGGTGCACGAGGTGGCGCCCTACATCACCAAGGTCAATTTCGGCTCTCAGTTCGCGGGCGGCATTGCCATGAACAAGGGGCGTTTCGACAAACTGCCGCCCGAGGTCCAGAAGATCTTCCGCGAGGTGGGCGACGAATACAGCGTGCGCTTTGCCGCCGCGCAAACGACGGCGGCCGCAGGCCTGCTCAAGAAGATGGAAGAGGGCGGCGCCAAGATCAGCGAACTGCCCGCCCCCGAGCGCAAGCGCTGGGCCGAAGCCCTGCCGCCCATCGCCAAAACCTGGGCAGCCGACCTGCAGGGCAAGGGCCTGCCCGCCGAGCAGGTGCTCAAGGGCTACGTCGATGGCCTGAAGAAGGCGGGAACTGACCTGCCACGCGACTGGTCCGCCAAGTAA
- a CDS encoding TetR/AcrR family transcriptional regulator: MAAPSTPPKTRARAAVHNRPDRRAAILLAAEKLFAEHGYHAVSIRQIALEAQVPLALVAYYYGQKHELFHAIFAHWRSTIDARLALLQQAQASPRDGSYLRRIVEAFVNPVLAMRASCEGEYYAQLVARELTYRTPDTERVLADYFDPMAHAFIDALHAARPGAPRAQAAWAYQFTIGALLHHLIDHRVERLSCGANTSHDPQAASLLIDFMTAGIAALLPAHPST, encoded by the coding sequence ATGGCAGCGCCTTCCACGCCCCCCAAAACCCGCGCCCGCGCGGCGGTGCACAACCGCCCCGACCGGCGTGCAGCCATTTTGCTGGCGGCCGAGAAACTGTTTGCCGAGCACGGTTACCACGCGGTCTCCATCCGCCAGATTGCCCTGGAAGCACAGGTGCCCCTGGCGCTGGTCGCCTACTACTACGGGCAGAAGCATGAGCTGTTCCATGCCATCTTCGCGCACTGGCGCAGCACCATAGACGCCCGCCTGGCCCTACTGCAACAGGCCCAGGCCAGCCCCCGTGACGGCAGCTACCTGCGGCGCATCGTCGAGGCCTTTGTGAACCCCGTGCTGGCCATGCGCGCCAGCTGCGAGGGTGAGTACTACGCGCAACTGGTGGCACGCGAGCTGACCTACCGCACCCCCGATACCGAGCGCGTGCTGGCCGACTACTTCGACCCCATGGCGCACGCCTTCATTGATGCCCTGCACGCTGCGCGGCCAGGAGCCCCACGCGCGCAGGCTGCCTGGGCCTACCAGTTCACCATAGGGGCGCTTTTGCACCACCTGATCGACCACCGGGTAGAACGCCTCTCGTGCGGCGCAAATACCTCCCACGATCCGCAGGCCGCCTCGTTGCTCATCGATTTCATGACCGCAGGCATCGCCGCACTGCTGCCAGCCCATCCGTCCACCTGA
- a CDS encoding acetoacetate--CoA ligase, whose translation MQAPYLPQIRLFQNWLHEQRGLSFDDYDAFWRWSITDLDAFWQSVWDYFDIQSPTPHSAVLARNTMPGAQWFPGAQVNYARQVLRHVDAAHAAGVPAIVSSNEKRAHREMTWPELRRQVASLALHLQAQGVQPGDRVAAYLPNVPEAMVAFLATVSIGGVWSICAPDMGTHAVLDRFRQIEPTVLIAVDGVTYGGRDHDRLPVLDELRAALPSLRHTLLLGNLDATILVAGCASWKSTTGNFDPEVEAFEPLWLPFDHPLWIVYSSGTTGLPKPIVHGHGGMVLVQMQLGALHNDLGCSYAPNSLGERYHWYSSTGWVMWNAQVGGLLAGTTCVIFDGNPGGSKERPDWATLWRFASETGVTFFGAGAAFYAACMKAGITPQDCGDLSHIRVLGSTGSPLSAEVQQWGTRFMAQAWAAAPGRPKQGAAPSGGSDPHAVGERGGDMSTAGPPQGAKAPLGGSDPHAVGERGGDIWWCNISGGTDFAGAFIGGNRELPQTPGKMQCRMLGAAVEAWDAQGRPVLDAVGELVCAQPIPSMPLYLWNDPRGERYLSSYFDMFPAGHGRQPGGGDGPAAMGAVWRHGDWIQIGADADGGCVIFGRSDATINRHGLRMGTSELYSAVEALPEVLDSLVVDLEYLGRESYMPLFVVLRPGHTLDDALRARINGAIRTALSPRFVPDDIFAVAEVPRTLSGKKQELPIKKLLLGQPIEKVVNKDAMANPGCLDWYVAFAADHAARR comes from the coding sequence ATGCAAGCGCCCTATCTTCCCCAAATCCGTCTCTTTCAGAACTGGCTGCACGAGCAGCGTGGCCTGTCCTTCGACGACTACGACGCTTTCTGGCGCTGGTCCATCACCGACCTTGATGCCTTCTGGCAGAGCGTGTGGGACTACTTTGACATCCAGTCGCCCACGCCGCACAGCGCGGTGCTGGCGCGCAACACCATGCCCGGAGCGCAGTGGTTTCCCGGTGCCCAGGTCAACTATGCGCGCCAGGTGCTGCGCCATGTGGATGCGGCGCACGCCGCGGGTGTGCCGGCCATCGTCAGCAGCAACGAAAAGCGCGCGCACCGCGAGATGACCTGGCCCGAACTGCGCCGCCAGGTCGCATCGCTGGCACTGCACCTGCAGGCCCAGGGCGTGCAGCCGGGCGACCGCGTGGCCGCCTACCTGCCCAATGTGCCCGAGGCCATGGTGGCGTTTCTGGCCACGGTCAGCATCGGCGGTGTGTGGAGCATCTGCGCGCCCGACATGGGCACGCACGCCGTGCTCGACCGTTTCCGGCAGATTGAGCCCACGGTATTGATTGCCGTCGATGGCGTGACCTATGGCGGCCGCGACCACGACCGACTACCCGTGCTGGACGAACTGCGTGCGGCCTTGCCCAGTCTGCGGCATACGCTGCTACTGGGGAATCTGGATGCTACTATTTTAGTAGCTGGTTGCGCAAGCTGGAAAAGCACTACAGGCAATTTTGACCCTGAAGTTGAGGCGTTTGAGCCCCTGTGGCTGCCGTTCGACCACCCACTGTGGATTGTCTATTCCAGCGGCACCACGGGCCTGCCCAAGCCCATCGTGCACGGGCACGGCGGCATGGTGCTGGTGCAAATGCAGCTGGGCGCCCTGCACAACGACCTGGGCTGCAGCTATGCGCCCAACAGCCTGGGCGAGCGCTACCATTGGTACAGCTCCACCGGCTGGGTGATGTGGAACGCCCAGGTGGGCGGCTTGCTGGCCGGTACCACCTGCGTCATTTTTGACGGCAACCCCGGCGGCAGCAAAGAACGCCCGGACTGGGCCACGCTCTGGCGTTTTGCGTCGGAGACCGGTGTGACCTTCTTTGGCGCGGGGGCGGCCTTCTATGCCGCCTGCATGAAGGCAGGTATCACCCCGCAGGACTGCGGCGACCTCTCGCACATCCGCGTGCTCGGCTCCACGGGCTCGCCGCTGTCTGCCGAGGTGCAGCAGTGGGGAACGCGCTTCATGGCGCAGGCCTGGGCCGCCGCGCCGGGCCGCCCCAAGCAAGGCGCGGCCCCCTCGGGGGGCAGCGATCCACACGCAGTGGGAGAGCGTGGGGGCGACATGAGCACCGCCGGGCCGCCCCAAGGTGCGAAGGCCCCCTTGGGGGGCAGCGATCCACACGCAGTGGGAGAGCGTGGGGGCGACATCTGGTGGTGCAACATCTCGGGTGGTACAGACTTTGCCGGTGCCTTCATTGGCGGCAACCGCGAGCTGCCGCAAACCCCCGGCAAGATGCAGTGCCGCATGCTGGGCGCCGCCGTCGAGGCCTGGGACGCACAGGGCCGCCCGGTGCTCGATGCGGTGGGCGAACTGGTGTGCGCGCAGCCCATCCCGTCCATGCCGCTCTATTTGTGGAATGACCCCCGGGGCGAGCGCTACCTTTCCAGCTACTTCGACATGTTCCCGGCAGGCCATGGCCGCCAGCCCGGTGGGGGCGACGGCCCGGCAGCGATGGGGGCCGTCTGGCGCCATGGTGACTGGATCCAGATTGGTGCCGACGCGGACGGTGGCTGCGTGATCTTCGGCCGATCGGACGCCACCATCAACCGCCACGGCCTGCGCATGGGCACCAGCGAGCTCTACAGCGCCGTTGAGGCCCTGCCCGAGGTGCTCGACAGCCTGGTGGTGGACCTCGAATACCTGGGCCGCGAGAGCTATATGCCCCTGTTCGTGGTGCTGCGCCCGGGCCACACGCTGGACGACGCCCTGCGCGCGCGCATCAACGGCGCCATCCGCACAGCGCTCAGCCCGCGCTTTGTGCCCGACGATATCTTTGCCGTGGCCGAGGTGCCCCGCACCCTGAGCGGCAAAAAGCAGGAACTGCCCATCAAAAAGCTGCTGCTGGGCCAGCCCATCGAAAAGGTGGTCAACAAGGACGCCATGGCCAACCCAGGCTGCCTGGACTGGTATGTGGCGTTTGCGGCAGACCACGCAGCGCGGCGCTGA
- the pssA gene encoding CDP-diacylglycerol--serine O-phosphatidyltransferase, whose translation MTDSSAPRPKRFSMIREFHLADWFTLGNAVCGVGALFSSMSYLETHDVLHIYFACGLVLAALVFDVFDGRIARWRQKSSAMGRELDSLADVISFGVAPAIIAYGCGMQGLYDRIVLAYFVACGVSRLARYNVTAETLSGEDGKVRYFEGTPIPTSIVLVGLLALAAYMGAVRENLWFGKVMIGGFTLHPLVLLFAVSGSLMISRIRIPKL comes from the coding sequence ATGACCGATTCCAGCGCACCGCGCCCCAAACGCTTTTCCATGATCCGCGAGTTCCACCTGGCCGACTGGTTTACGCTGGGCAATGCCGTCTGTGGTGTGGGCGCACTGTTTTCCAGCATGAGCTATCTGGAAACGCACGATGTGCTGCACATCTACTTTGCCTGCGGCCTGGTGCTGGCGGCGCTGGTTTTCGATGTGTTTGACGGGCGCATCGCGCGCTGGCGGCAGAAAAGCTCGGCCATGGGGCGCGAGCTCGATTCCCTGGCCGACGTGATCTCGTTTGGCGTGGCGCCCGCCATCATTGCCTATGGCTGCGGCATGCAGGGGTTGTATGACCGCATCGTTCTGGCCTACTTCGTGGCCTGTGGCGTATCGCGCCTGGCGCGCTACAACGTCACGGCCGAAACGCTGTCGGGCGAAGACGGCAAGGTGCGCTACTTTGAGGGCACGCCCATCCCCACGTCCATCGTGCTGGTGGGGCTGCTGGCGCTGGCCGCCTACATGGGTGCCGTGCGCGAGAACCTGTGGTTTGGCAAGGTGATGATTGGCGGTTTCACGCTCCATCCTCTGGTGCTGCTGTTTGCGGTGTCGGGGTCGCTGATGATCAGCCGGATCCGCATTCCCAAGCTCTGA
- a CDS encoding DMT family transporter: protein MSLTRKNHLDTLAISLLLACCMLWGFQQVLVKTTVTEVAPVFQAFVRFALATMAVAAWCLWRGVPLGSAGEPVGAVRGGLLAGALFAAEFACIYIGLQYTTASRLTVFLYCAPFWMAILLPRFIPGEDLRGWQWVGLAGAFVGVGLAMGDGLLGPANAALPRAWVGDLLGLLGGLLWALTTVVIRSTPLGHVAPAKQLFYQVAVSTAVLPLLSLALGERWDFHFSAFATMSLLVQALLGAFASYLAWMWMLAHYPATKISVFVFLTPVFALMFGAWWLGEPVTPGLLAALTLVAAGIVLVNRRPAAA, encoded by the coding sequence ATGTCCCTGACCCGCAAAAACCACCTCGACACCCTCGCCATTTCGCTGTTGCTGGCCTGCTGCATGCTGTGGGGCTTTCAGCAGGTACTGGTGAAAACCACCGTCACCGAGGTGGCGCCTGTGTTCCAGGCCTTTGTGCGCTTTGCCCTGGCCACGATGGCCGTGGCGGCGTGGTGTCTTTGGCGCGGCGTGCCGCTGGGCAGCGCGGGCGAGCCCGTGGGGGCCGTGCGCGGCGGCCTGCTAGCGGGGGCGCTGTTCGCCGCCGAATTTGCCTGCATTTACATCGGCCTGCAGTACACCACGGCATCGCGGCTGACGGTGTTCCTGTACTGCGCGCCGTTCTGGATGGCGATCCTGCTGCCGCGCTTCATTCCCGGCGAGGACCTGCGCGGCTGGCAGTGGGTGGGCCTGGCGGGCGCCTTTGTGGGTGTGGGCCTGGCCATGGGCGACGGCCTGCTGGGCCCCGCCAATGCCGCCCTGCCCCGCGCCTGGGTGGGCGACCTGCTGGGCCTGCTGGGCGGCTTGCTGTGGGCGCTGACCACGGTGGTCATCCGCAGCACGCCGCTGGGCCATGTGGCACCGGCCAAGCAACTGTTCTACCAAGTGGCGGTGAGCACGGCGGTGCTGCCCCTGCTGTCGCTGGCGCTGGGCGAGCGCTGGGACTTTCATTTCAGCGCCTTCGCCACCATGTCGCTGCTGGTGCAGGCCTTGCTGGGCGCCTTTGCGAGCTACCTGGCGTGGATGTGGATGCTGGCGCACTACCCAGCTACCAAGATTTCGGTGTTTGTGTTCCTGACCCCCGTGTTTGCGCTGATGTTCGGCGCCTGGTGGCTGGGTGAGCCTGTCACCCCCGGATTGCTGGCCGCGCTGACCCTGGTGGCGGCGGGAATCGTGCTGGTGAACCGGCGGCCTGCAGCAGCGTGA
- the minC gene encoding septum site-determining protein MinC produces MALTTAAQSRSSFDLKSASLPVVAVVLKTTDAAQFAADLAERVADAPGFFDNDPVLIDLAPVREADAAIDFACIVSALRRHSTLPVAVRGGNPAQMDAARAAGLTAAPDAPPARAEAPAAPVQEVVREVIREVEVEVVREVPMPGPGTVVVDKPLRSGQQVYARGADLVVLAMVSFGAEVIADGNIHVYAPLRGRAIAGARGNTEARIFSTCLEPQLVSIAGIYRTTETELPADVRGKPAQVRLDGEKLLIEALQ; encoded by the coding sequence ATGGCCCTTACGACGGCGGCGCAGTCCCGCTCCAGCTTTGATCTTAAAAGCGCTTCGCTGCCCGTGGTAGCTGTGGTGCTCAAGACGACCGATGCCGCGCAGTTCGCGGCCGATCTGGCCGAGCGCGTGGCCGATGCCCCGGGTTTTTTTGACAATGACCCGGTGCTGATCGACCTGGCTCCGGTGCGCGAGGCCGACGCCGCCATCGACTTTGCCTGCATCGTGTCCGCGCTGCGCCGCCACAGCACCCTGCCCGTGGCCGTGCGCGGCGGCAACCCTGCCCAGATGGACGCCGCGCGCGCCGCAGGCTTGACCGCAGCGCCCGATGCACCGCCCGCCCGCGCTGAGGCCCCTGCTGCCCCTGTACAGGAAGTGGTGCGCGAGGTCATTCGCGAGGTTGAGGTGGAAGTGGTGCGCGAAGTGCCCATGCCCGGCCCCGGCACTGTGGTGGTGGACAAACCCCTGCGCTCGGGCCAGCAGGTCTATGCGCGCGGCGCCGATCTGGTGGTGCTGGCCATGGTGAGCTTTGGCGCCGAGGTGATTGCCGATGGCAACATCCATGTCTATGCTCCTCTGCGCGGCCGTGCCATCGCCGGTGCACGTGGCAACACCGAAGCCCGTATTTTTTCGACCTGCCTGGAGCCGCAGCTCGTCTCCATCGCGGGCATCTACCGCACCACCGAGACTGAGTTGCCCGCCGACGTGCGCGGCAAGCCGGCCCAGGTGCGGCTCGACGGCGAGAAGCTCCTCATCGAAGCGCTCCAGTGA
- the minD gene encoding septum site-determining protein MinD: MAKIVVVTSGKGGVGKTTTSAAFASGLALRGHKTAVIDFDVGLRNLDLIMGCERRVVYDLINVIQGEANLNQALIKDKNCDNLFVLAASQTRDKDALTIEGVGKVLKDLAAMDFEYIVCDSPAGIESGALMAMHFADEALLVTNPEVSSVRDSDRILGMLGSKTMRAIEGSEPIKEHLLITRYNPGRVQEGQMLSLEDIQDILRIKLIGVIPESEVVLQASNQGLPAIHLQGTDVSEAYKDVIDRFLGEDKPLRFIDAEKPGFFKRLFGSK, from the coding sequence ATGGCAAAAATCGTCGTCGTGACCTCCGGCAAGGGTGGCGTGGGCAAGACCACCACCAGTGCTGCCTTTGCTTCCGGCCTCGCCCTGCGCGGCCACAAGACCGCCGTGATCGACTTTGACGTCGGTCTGCGCAACCTCGACCTCATCATGGGGTGTGAACGCCGCGTGGTGTATGACCTCATCAACGTCATCCAGGGCGAAGCCAACCTGAACCAGGCGCTGATCAAGGACAAGAACTGCGACAACCTGTTCGTGCTGGCCGCCAGCCAGACGCGCGACAAGGACGCGCTCACGATCGAGGGCGTGGGCAAGGTGCTCAAGGACCTGGCCGCGATGGACTTTGAGTACATCGTTTGCGACTCGCCCGCCGGCATCGAGAGCGGCGCGCTCATGGCCATGCACTTTGCCGATGAGGCGCTGCTGGTGACCAACCCCGAGGTGTCCTCGGTGCGTGACTCGGACCGCATTCTGGGCATGCTGGGCAGCAAGACCATGCGCGCCATCGAGGGGAGCGAGCCCATCAAGGAGCACCTGCTCATCACCCGCTACAACCCCGGCCGCGTGCAGGAGGGACAAATGCTGAGCCTGGAGGACATCCAGGACATCCTGCGCATCAAGCTCATCGGCGTCATCCCCGAATCCGAGGTGGTGCTGCAGGCCTCCAACCAGGGCCTGCCCGCCATCCATCTGCAGGGCACGGACGTCTCCGAAGCCTACAAGGATGTGATCGACCGCTTCCTGGGCGAAGACAAGCCCCTGCGCTTTATCGACGCCGAAAAGCCCGGCTTCTTCAAACGCCTGTTCGGGAGCAAATAA
- the minE gene encoding cell division topological specificity factor MinE produces MASFLSFLLGEKKKTASVAKERLQIILAHERSGRNAAEPDYLPALQRELVAVISKYVKINPDDLKVSLERQDNLEVLEVKIELPEAAR; encoded by the coding sequence ATGGCGTCTTTCCTCTCCTTCCTGCTGGGCGAAAAGAAAAAAACAGCCAGCGTTGCCAAGGAACGTCTGCAGATCATCCTGGCGCACGAGCGCAGCGGCCGCAATGCTGCCGAGCCCGACTACCTGCCGGCGCTGCAGCGCGAGCTGGTGGCGGTGATCAGCAAGTACGTCAAAATCAATCCCGACGACCTCAAGGTGAGCCTGGAGCGCCAGGACAACCTCGAAGTGCTCGAAGTGAAGATCGAGCTGCCCGAGGCGGCGCGCTGA